In Diachasmimorpha longicaudata isolate KC_UGA_2023 chromosome 7, iyDiaLong2, whole genome shotgun sequence, the following proteins share a genomic window:
- the LOC135164304 gene encoding protein kish-A — translation MSALFNFQSLMTVILLLICTCAYIRSAVPSLLDRKKVGMGGIFWKCARIGERKSPYVAVGCLFMAFSILFWS, via the exons ATG TCAGCGTTATTCAACTTCCAAAGTCTGATGACTGTCATCTTACTCCTGATATGCACATGTGCCTACATACGATCAGCAGTGCCAAGTTTATTGGACAGGAAAAAAGTCGG GATGGGCGGAATATTCTGGAAGTGTGCGAGGATTGGTGAGCGAAAAAGTCCATATGTTGCTGTAGGTTGTCTCTTCATGGCCTTCAGCATCTTATTCTGGTCCTAG
- the LOC135164302 gene encoding small ribosomal subunit protein bS6m: MLTYEMPLILRVMTKPQTAITLKRIATGIFNRDGVIKKIDHLGELPTPYKISAHQIPHRRASYFILHFTAPPKNLEDLLEEYGRDTDVLRCRLYKQEEEETALPCTFHEEMLPPSDRPEVQKLLKIAEHRKTGFTHPWHWNSGLHYYPFQR; the protein is encoded by the exons ATGCTCACCTACGAGATGCCTCTCATTCTGCGTGTTATGACTAAG CCACAGACAGCTATCACCTTGAAGCGAATAGCAACGGGTATTTTCAATCGTGATGGTGTCATTAAGAAAATCGACCATTTGGGGGAGTTGCCGACCCCCTATAAAATCTCGGCTCACCAGATACCACATCGCCGGGCCTCTTATTTTATCTTGCACTTCACTGCCCCTCCGAAGAACCTTGAGGATCTTCTTGAAGAATACGGTCGTGATACCGATGTGCTTAGGTGCCGACTGTATAAGCAGGAGGAAGAGGAGACAGCCCTACCCTGTACTTTTCACGAAGAAATGTTGCCACCCTCTGACAG ACCTGAAGTTCAGAAACTGCTGAAGATAGCAGAGCACCGAAAAACTGGCTTCACTCACCCCTGGCATTGGAATTCAGGTTTGCATTACTACCCATTTCAGCGATAA
- the LOC135164299 gene encoding myophilin — protein sequence MACNRAAKSGFAAEAQRKINSKYSEELAQECLEWIKVITGENINTSGDMDNFYETLKDGTLLCRLVNHVQGGSVKRINQSTMAFKCMENINAFLEVARGLGVPPQETFQTVDLWERQNLNSVVICLQSLGRKAGNYGKPSIGPKEADKNVRNFTEEQLRAGQGVISLQYGSNKGANQSGINFGNTRHM from the exons ATGGCGTGCAACAGAGCAGCAAAATCTGGATTTGCCGCAGAGGCACAAAGAAAG ATTAACAGCAAATATAGCGAGGAATTAGCCCAGGAATGCCTGGAATGGATCAAGGTGATTACcggagaaaatataaataccaGCGGGGatatggataatttttatgaaacccTCAAGGATGGAACCCTTCTGTGCAG ATTGGTGAATCACGTGCAGGGGGGATCAGTGAAGAGGATTAATCAATCAACGATGGCTTTCAAGTGTATGGAGAATATCAATGCGTTTTTGGAGGTAGCGCGTGGATTGGGTGTACCCCCCCAGGAGACATTCCAGACTGTTGATCTTTGGGAGAGACAGAATCTTAACTCAGTCGTTATTTGTCTCCAGTCCCTTGGGAGAAAG GCTGGCAATTACGGGAAACCGAGCATTGGACCAAAAGAGGCTGACAAAAATGTTCGTAATTTTACTGAGGAGCAGCTGCGCGCGGGACAAGGTGTAATTAGCCTCCAATACGGTAGCAACAAGGGTGCCAATCAGAGTGGCATAAACTTTGGAAATACTCGACACATGTAA